One window of the Desulfurispira natronophila genome contains the following:
- the trpB gene encoding tryptophan synthase subunit beta, which yields MKPHTYGPYGGAYVPEVLNRPLADLTVAFDEAMADHSFTAELEHILTHYVGRATPLFHAKNLSQVYGANIFLKREDLAHTGAHKINNTIGQALLAKRMGKTRIIAETGAGQHGVASATAAALLGLECTVFMGSVDARRQEANLFRMRLLGAKIELVESGSKTLKDATSEAIRHWISTADSTHYIIGSALGPSPYPRIVQTFQSVIGREIRSQFYERFFRHPDAVIACVGGGSNAIGTFSGYYEDNQVALYGVEAGGYGIASGQHAAPISEGHTGILHGFYSYFMCDEHGNIRDTHSVSAGLDYPGVGPELAWLADKGRVEYISVTDEQALQSCMELTRHEGILPALESSHALGALQEVVRRQGDKSHIVVTLSGRGDKDMGILQEMLSGE from the coding sequence ATGAAACCACATACTTACGGTCCCTATGGCGGGGCATATGTACCAGAAGTTCTTAACCGTCCTCTTGCCGATTTAACTGTTGCCTTCGATGAGGCGATGGCAGATCACTCCTTCACAGCTGAGTTGGAGCATATCCTGACTCACTATGTGGGTCGGGCTACGCCCCTATTTCATGCAAAAAACCTCAGCCAGGTATATGGAGCAAATATTTTTCTCAAGCGTGAGGACTTGGCTCACACAGGTGCACATAAAATCAATAATACTATTGGTCAGGCTCTTTTGGCCAAAAGAATGGGGAAAACACGCATCATAGCAGAAACAGGTGCAGGTCAGCACGGTGTTGCCAGTGCCACTGCAGCAGCACTACTGGGGCTTGAGTGTACCGTGTTTATGGGGAGTGTGGACGCTCGTCGACAGGAGGCGAATCTGTTTCGCATGCGCTTGCTGGGTGCCAAAATAGAGCTGGTAGAGTCCGGCTCCAAGACTCTCAAAGACGCCACCAGTGAAGCTATTCGACATTGGATTTCCACAGCTGATAGTACCCACTACATAATAGGCTCAGCCCTTGGGCCATCACCCTATCCCCGCATAGTTCAGACATTTCAGTCGGTTATCGGTCGTGAAATACGCTCACAATTTTATGAGCGTTTTTTTCGCCACCCAGATGCTGTGATAGCCTGTGTTGGTGGTGGATCCAATGCGATAGGAACTTTTAGCGGTTACTACGAGGACAATCAAGTAGCTTTGTACGGAGTGGAAGCAGGTGGGTATGGCATCGCAAGCGGACAGCACGCTGCACCCATCAGCGAAGGTCACACAGGGATACTTCATGGTTTCTATTCATATTTCATGTGTGATGAACACGGCAATATTCGCGACACTCACTCGGTATCTGCGGGACTCGACTATCCTGGCGTAGGGCCAGAGCTGGCCTGGCTGGCTGATAAGGGGCGAGTAGAGTACATCAGCGTAACCGACGAGCAAGCCTTACAGTCGTGCATGGAGTTGACTCGCCACGAGGGTATATTGCCAGCACTGGAATCAAGTCATGCCCTGGGTGCTCTTCAAGAGGTAGTCAGGCGTCAGGGAGACAAGAGCCACATCGTTGTAACTCTGAGTGGACGGGGTGACAAGGATATGGGTATTTTGCAAGAGATGCTTAGCGGGGAATGA
- a CDS encoding HD-GYP domain-containing protein → MKKKVSVEHLQEGMYIHDLNCGWVEHPFLSNRFLIMDQHAIEQIIELGIQEVYIDTRKGLDVGVGQSIEHVNRELDATIEKVANGHLARNNDGPQETQTLAHQGFDKRPDPVEFKEEVGVARRIRTEANDVVVHLLHDARMGKRVEAERLEVVVEDMIGSIFRNQNALLSLGRIRHMDRYTFEHSVNVAALLIAFAKTLDFDMATIRHIGTGALLHDLGKTRVPESILNKPDKLTNEEFIIMKRHVVYSYEILSRTPDINEIALQVAAQHHERYDGTGYPHRLKGESISLFGQMAAIVDVYDAITSDRCYHKGEPPTVVLRKMLEWSKHHFEPILVQKFIQCVGIYPPGTMVRLKNDQLAIVLDINPQGLLNPVVKVIYDTRERSYIKPKVIDLSLPENDLYGVKSFEDHRDWGIPAENFIPR, encoded by the coding sequence ATGAAGAAAAAAGTGAGCGTAGAACACCTGCAGGAAGGAATGTATATCCATGACCTTAATTGTGGGTGGGTAGAGCATCCTTTTTTGTCGAATCGCTTTTTGATTATGGATCAACATGCTATAGAGCAAATTATTGAACTTGGCATTCAGGAAGTCTACATAGATACCCGAAAGGGTCTGGACGTAGGGGTTGGCCAGTCCATTGAGCACGTAAACCGTGAGTTGGATGCCACCATTGAAAAAGTAGCCAACGGGCACTTAGCCAGGAACAATGACGGTCCACAGGAAACGCAAACCCTGGCACATCAAGGCTTCGATAAGCGCCCTGACCCAGTAGAGTTTAAAGAAGAAGTTGGCGTTGCCCGGCGCATCCGCACAGAAGCTAACGACGTGGTGGTTCATCTCTTGCACGATGCCCGTATGGGTAAACGGGTTGAGGCGGAAAGACTTGAAGTCGTAGTTGAGGATATGATTGGCTCCATATTCCGGAACCAGAATGCCTTGCTCAGCCTTGGCCGAATTCGTCACATGGATCGCTATACCTTTGAGCACTCAGTAAACGTGGCGGCACTGCTTATTGCATTTGCCAAGACACTTGACTTTGATATGGCCACCATTCGCCATATTGGAACTGGCGCCTTGCTTCACGATTTGGGCAAGACACGTGTCCCTGAGTCTATCCTCAATAAACCAGACAAGCTGACCAACGAAGAGTTTATTATCATGAAGCGCCACGTAGTCTACAGCTACGAAATTCTTTCCCGCACCCCGGATATCAATGAAATTGCACTCCAAGTGGCAGCACAGCATCATGAACGTTACGACGGCACTGGTTATCCCCACAGACTTAAGGGTGAGAGTATCAGTCTCTTTGGCCAAATGGCTGCGATTGTTGATGTTTATGACGCTATAACATCAGACCGTTGTTACCATAAAGGAGAGCCTCCAACTGTGGTTCTGCGCAAAATGCTTGAGTGGAGCAAACACCATTTTGAGCCTATATTGGTACAGAAATTTATCCAGTGCGTAGGAATATATCCTCCGGGCACCATGGTGCGTCTCAAAAACGACCAGCTGGCTATAGTGCTGGATATTAACCCACAGGGTCTTCTAAATCCTGTAGTCAAGGTTATCTATGATACTCGTGAGCGCTCATATATTAAGCCTAAAGTTATCGATCTTTCACTGCCGGAAAATGACTTGTATGGCGTTAAGTCATTTGAAGACCACCGGGACTGGGGGATTCCGGCGGAAAACTTCATTCCCCGCTAA
- a CDS encoding HD domain-containing protein translates to MGTSIDIRGELYRYYDGEPQRLREHVQRVCTLALELGKSHDLPEVEVETAALGHDLFRARSNDFLCRQASHYGIKRSDWDAAPILYHGPLAAAYLYHEHGYTQADVLLAIACHTNLSRNSAMNPVAQVLFIADKIEPGKPKGYNDEIIQLAKRCLSKAAAELIRYIIAHIQQNESYKVPQDLREALEVLILRSSAENNWQPAKSRCFMT, encoded by the coding sequence ATGGGAACCAGTATTGACATTCGGGGCGAGCTCTACCGCTATTACGATGGTGAACCTCAACGTCTCCGTGAGCATGTACAGCGAGTTTGCACCCTGGCCCTGGAGCTAGGAAAGAGTCATGATTTACCAGAAGTCGAGGTGGAAACAGCGGCACTTGGGCACGACCTGTTCCGGGCGAGATCAAATGACTTTCTTTGTCGCCAGGCCAGCCACTACGGCATCAAGCGCAGCGACTGGGATGCTGCCCCTATACTTTATCACGGACCGCTCGCAGCAGCATATTTGTACCATGAACATGGCTACACCCAGGCGGATGTCTTGCTGGCAATAGCATGCCACACGAATTTGAGCCGCAACTCTGCCATGAACCCTGTAGCTCAGGTGCTTTTTATTGCTGACAAGATTGAGCCTGGTAAACCCAAAGGCTACAATGACGAGATTATTCAGCTGGCAAAACGCTGCCTGAGTAAGGCTGCTGCAGAGTTAATTCGTTATATAATTGCCCATATACAGCAAAATGAGTCTTATAAAGTTCCCCAGGATTTGCGAGAAGCACTGGAGGTTTTGATTTTAAGGAGTAGCGCAGAAAATAATTGGCAACCTGCGAAAAGCAGATGTTTTATGACATAA